The following are encoded together in the Lathyrus oleraceus cultivar Zhongwan6 chromosome 3, CAAS_Psat_ZW6_1.0, whole genome shotgun sequence genome:
- the LOC127125825 gene encoding fasciclin-like arabinogalactan protein 11, producing MAKLFHFLPLFCLNLLFIVTFFQTVSAQTAISPAPSGPTNITQVLEKAGQFTTFMKLLKATQVSDRINSQLNNSNQGLTIFAPTDNAFSSLKSGTLNSISTQNQLQLLQFHILPTLYTISQFQTASNPLHTQAGNSDDGEYPLNVTTSGNQVNVTTGVIDTTVSNTIYSDNQLAVYQVDKVLLPMALFGQGPTAAPAEAPAPTKPEKSVRASDAPKGSSDSPAVDSSAVGLNGYSGVTLFAAVFANAVVSYLWM from the coding sequence ATGGCAAAGCTATTCCATTTCCTTCCTCTTTTCTGTCTCAACCTATTGTTCATTGTGACATTCTTTCAAACAGTTTCAGCTCAAACTGCTATATCCCCAGCCCCATCAGGACCAACAAACATAACACAAGTCCTAGAAAAAGCAGGCCAATTCACAACATTCATGAAGCTACTAAAAGCAACACAAGTATCCGATCGAATCAATTCGCAGCTCAACAATTCAAACCAAGGCTTAACAATCTTTGCGCCAACAGATAATGCATTCTCAAGCCTAAAATCAGGAACATTAAACTCAATAAGCACACAAAACCAGCTTCAGCTTTTGCAGTTTCATATTCTACCAACACTTTACACAATTTCGCAGTTTCAAACTGCTAGTAACCCCTTACACACGCAAGCCGGAAACAGCGATGATGGAGAGTATCCTCTTAATGTTACTACTTCTGGAAATCAAGTTAATGTGACTACTGGTGTGATTGATACAACTGTTTCTAATACTATTTATAGTGATAACCAGCTTGCAGTTTATCAGGTAGATAAAGTGCTTCTTCCTATGGCGCTTTTTGGACAAGGTCCGACGGCTGCTCCGGCTGAGGCGCCTGCACCGACTAAGCCGGAGAAAAGTGTTCGGGCTTCTGATGCTCCGAAAGGGTCGTCGGATAGTCCGGCTGTTGATTCTAGTGCTGTTGGTTTGAATGGATATTCAGGTGTTACATTGTTTGCTGCTGTTTTTGCAAATGCTGTTGTTTCTTATTTGTGGATGTAA